In one Janibacter cremeus genomic region, the following are encoded:
- a CDS encoding WXG100 family type VII secretion target: MTTPLLGDPASMSALGASLRRAAAHLGGDGEDLSRALAEASPGWRGPRSVQLRRRTSTAAEQTTAVASALDEVGRSLQTAATDLSTAIARLRELEDAAAALGLEVREGAVTKGWGITGVADAATLRDEDERRERLQERVHQTVTTLGRHRARLATDLARARELLARACDELRG; this comes from the coding sequence ATGACCACCCCGCTGCTCGGCGACCCCGCCTCGATGAGCGCTCTCGGCGCCTCCCTGAGGCGTGCCGCGGCCCACCTGGGCGGTGACGGCGAGGACCTCTCGCGCGCCCTGGCCGAGGCCTCCCCGGGGTGGCGCGGTCCGCGCTCGGTCCAGCTGCGCCGACGCACCTCGACCGCAGCCGAGCAGACCACTGCCGTCGCGAGCGCCCTCGACGAGGTCGGACGGTCCCTCCAGACGGCGGCCACCGACCTGTCGACGGCGATCGCCCGCCTGCGTGAGCTCGAGGACGCCGCGGCCGCACTGGGACTCGAGGTGCGCGAGGGGGCGGTGACCAAGGGGTGGGGCATCACCGGCGTCGCGGACGCCGCGACCCTGCGCGACGAGGACGAGCGCCGCGAGCGCCTCCAGGAGCGGGTCCACCAGACCGTGACCACGCTCGGTCGGCACCGTGCCCGCCTGGCCACGGACCTCGCCCGGGCCCGGGAGCTGCTGGCACGGGCCTGCGACGAGCTGCGCGGGTGA
- a CDS encoding DUF2505 domain-containing protein, with protein sequence MKISRTTSLDAGVEDVFAVIATHAHQQAKVATEHGSSSATITDLGGDRLGVRTERELPTRRMPTVVSSLVGDTLKVTEEQTWHPLRADGTRTADLELHVTGAPIRMRGTVTLSPAGGGSRLVVDADLTCSVPLIGRKVEAAAKPTIEESFDDEVRLLRERLR encoded by the coding sequence ATGAAGATCTCGCGCACCACCAGCCTGGACGCCGGCGTCGAGGACGTCTTCGCCGTCATCGCCACGCACGCGCACCAGCAGGCGAAAGTCGCGACCGAGCACGGCAGCTCGAGCGCGACGATCACCGATCTGGGCGGTGACCGTCTCGGAGTGCGCACCGAGCGGGAGCTGCCCACACGCAGGATGCCCACGGTCGTCTCGTCCCTCGTCGGTGACACCCTGAAGGTGACCGAGGAGCAGACGTGGCACCCCCTTCGTGCGGACGGCACGCGCACCGCCGACCTCGAGCTCCACGTCACCGGAGCACCGATCCGCATGCGCGGGACCGTGACCCTCTCCCCCGCGGGCGGCGGCAGTCGGCTCGTCGTCGACGCCGACCTCACCTGCTCGGTGCCCCTGATCGGCAGGAAGGTCGAGGCTGCGGCGAAGCCGACGATCGAGGAGTCCTTCGACGACGAGGTGCGGCTGCTCAGGGAGCGACTGCGCTGA
- a CDS encoding DUF6912 family protein, whose amino-acid sequence MRVYLPLLVDELAEVRAAGRLPARQAHGVTGALRADDPRADEEDLEFEAMCQALDAARALGRGRRVVAAADTSTREDAGDGALLDGADPLPLSEVVSFHVEEGSGDVGTGYDDLLWYDVTELDGLVSAVAP is encoded by the coding sequence ATGCGCGTCTACCTGCCCCTGCTCGTGGATGAGCTCGCCGAGGTCCGTGCCGCCGGCCGCCTGCCGGCACGGCAGGCCCACGGGGTGACCGGTGCCCTGCGCGCCGACGACCCCCGGGCCGACGAGGAGGATCTGGAGTTCGAGGCCATGTGCCAGGCCCTGGACGCTGCCCGGGCCCTGGGCCGGGGGCGGCGAGTCGTCGCGGCCGCGGACACGAGCACGCGCGAGGACGCCGGCGACGGGGCACTCCTCGACGGGGCCGACCCGCTGCCCCTGAGTGAGGTGGTCTCGTTCCACGTCGAGGAGGGCAGCGGTGACGTCGGGACCGGGTACGACGACCTTCTCTGGTACGACGTCACCGAGCTGGACGGGTTGGTCAGCGCAGTCGCTCCCTGA
- a CDS encoding WS/DGAT/MGAT family O-acyltransferase, with the protein MVNRLGALDAAFLYVEEPTLPMHVGSVMVFQPPTEGFDYDRFIVVVGDRIAGHARYRQRIREVPARLDNPVWVDDVHFDLTYHVRRSALPAPGSRLELEDFVARIMARPLDRDRPLWEAYFVEGMADGTFAIITKAHQAMVDGINAVDLAHLIVDPDAVPVDERAGEPHPEPSDLRLVTDAVLGSVINPARILQGVRSGLGDVTETGRRAVETTGRVVSTLARVGTRPAPSSPLNAPVGAARRYVMVETDLDDYRAVRSRLTRGRYVDDVTINDVILATVTGALRSWMQTRGLPVTGTSKVRAMVPVSIVDGSGDHLTDAAMTACFIDLPIGENAPSMRLHQISFAMRQQIESASAEGVDAGSLVSIGGFAPPTLHSLGARLGSAMSRRLFNLVITNVPGPQQALYVEGSRLCETYPVMPLGREQGLAIGLTSYDGKVYFGLNGDREALADLGLLAQCIEDALAELRSTPGSHRSS; encoded by the coding sequence GTGGTGAACAGACTCGGTGCCCTCGACGCGGCCTTCCTCTACGTGGAGGAGCCGACCCTCCCGATGCACGTCGGGTCCGTCATGGTCTTCCAACCGCCCACCGAGGGCTTCGACTACGACCGCTTCATCGTCGTGGTCGGGGACCGGATCGCGGGGCACGCCCGGTACCGCCAGCGCATCCGCGAGGTGCCCGCACGGCTGGACAACCCCGTGTGGGTCGACGACGTCCACTTCGACCTGACCTACCACGTCCGCCGGTCGGCGTTGCCCGCGCCGGGCTCACGCCTCGAGCTCGAGGACTTCGTGGCCCGGATCATGGCGCGCCCGCTCGACCGGGACCGACCGCTGTGGGAGGCGTACTTCGTGGAGGGGATGGCCGACGGCACGTTCGCCATCATCACCAAGGCCCACCAGGCGATGGTCGACGGCATCAACGCGGTCGACCTCGCCCACCTGATCGTCGACCCCGACGCCGTGCCGGTCGACGAGCGCGCCGGGGAGCCGCACCCGGAGCCCTCCGACCTGCGACTGGTCACCGACGCGGTGCTCGGCTCGGTGATCAACCCCGCGCGAATCCTCCAGGGCGTGCGGTCCGGCCTCGGCGATGTCACCGAGACCGGCCGCCGGGCCGTCGAGACCACCGGGCGGGTCGTCTCCACGCTGGCCCGGGTGGGTACCCGTCCGGCGCCGAGCTCCCCGCTCAACGCCCCCGTCGGCGCCGCGCGCCGCTACGTCATGGTCGAGACCGATCTCGACGACTACCGCGCGGTGCGCAGCCGCCTGACCCGGGGCCGGTACGTCGACGACGTGACCATCAACGACGTCATCCTCGCCACCGTCACCGGTGCCCTGCGCTCGTGGATGCAGACGCGCGGCCTGCCGGTGACCGGCACCTCCAAGGTGCGCGCCATGGTGCCGGTGAGCATCGTGGACGGTTCCGGTGACCACCTCACCGACGCGGCCATGACCGCGTGCTTCATCGACCTGCCGATCGGGGAGAACGCCCCCTCGATGCGGCTGCACCAGATCTCCTTCGCGATGCGTCAGCAGATCGAGTCGGCCTCCGCGGAGGGCGTCGACGCGGGGTCGCTCGTCTCGATCGGCGGCTTCGCCCCGCCGACCCTCCACAGTCTCGGCGCCCGGCTCGGCAGCGCCATGTCGCGTCGCCTCTTCAACCTCGTCATCACCAACGTCCCCGGTCCCCAGCAGGCGCTCTACGTCGAGGGGTCCCGGTTGTGCGAGACCTACCCGGTGATGCCCCTCGGTCGGGAGCAGGGTCTGGCCATCGGCCTGACGTCCTACGACGGAAAGGTCTACTTCGGCCTCAACGGTGACCGGGAGGCGCTGGCCGACCTCGGCCTCCTGGCCCAGTGCATCGAGGACGCGCTCGCCGAGCTGCGCTCGACGCCCGGATCGCACAGGTCCTCCTGA
- a CDS encoding AAA family ATPase, translated as MSATVLTALAPEWEGRMVEIVDRLPGIGVGRRCADLADLLAAASAGHGDVALVSAELRGLDRDALRHLGEHGVRVVAASRDGGEDEERRLRQLGIPRHIHLGSPREALVEALTSTGTTATEIAGLTLDPEEAPSDEQPPSLVEDVGDESGTVPQDEGPGTVVAVWGPTGAPGRSTLAVNLASEVAASGTPTLLVDLDTYGASVAQLLSVLDEAPGLAAAARASELGTLDLPSLARLAVEVAPRFRVLTGIPTASRWPEVRPAAVEQIIDLARSLAAVVVLDCGFNIEDDEELSYDTLAPRRNATTLTALAESDELLLVGAADPVGLQRMVRAAQAVGQVPSPRPRPVVNRVRASSVGPDPRRRVAESLERFAGLEEVTFLPDDPAAADAALLSGRTLVECAPESELRLAIGRLAAVFTGLTPVRRPARRWFRRPRGARVAQGTSQSHGGA; from the coding sequence GTGAGCGCAACCGTCCTGACCGCGCTCGCTCCCGAGTGGGAGGGCCGCATGGTCGAGATCGTCGACCGGCTCCCGGGTATCGGCGTGGGACGACGCTGCGCCGACCTGGCCGACCTGCTCGCTGCCGCATCCGCGGGCCACGGCGACGTCGCACTCGTCTCCGCCGAGCTGCGCGGCCTCGACCGGGACGCCCTGCGGCACCTCGGTGAGCACGGCGTGCGGGTCGTGGCCGCGAGCCGGGACGGTGGCGAGGACGAGGAGCGCCGGCTGCGACAGCTGGGGATCCCGAGACACATCCACCTTGGCAGCCCACGGGAGGCCCTGGTCGAGGCGCTGACCTCCACCGGGACCACCGCGACGGAGATCGCCGGACTCACGCTCGACCCGGAGGAAGCGCCCTCCGACGAGCAACCCCCTTCGCTGGTGGAGGACGTCGGGGACGAGTCGGGGACGGTCCCGCAGGACGAGGGCCCGGGGACCGTCGTGGCCGTGTGGGGGCCCACGGGGGCGCCCGGCCGGAGCACGCTGGCCGTCAACCTCGCCAGCGAGGTGGCCGCCAGCGGCACGCCCACCCTGCTCGTCGACCTGGACACCTACGGCGCATCGGTCGCGCAGCTGCTCAGCGTGCTCGACGAGGCGCCCGGGCTGGCCGCCGCAGCCCGGGCCTCGGAGCTGGGGACCCTCGACCTGCCGTCGCTGGCCCGGCTGGCCGTGGAGGTCGCTCCGCGGTTCCGCGTGCTCACGGGGATCCCGACCGCCAGCCGGTGGCCCGAGGTGCGCCCGGCCGCCGTCGAGCAGATCATCGACCTGGCGAGATCACTGGCAGCCGTCGTCGTCCTCGACTGCGGGTTCAACATCGAGGACGACGAGGAGCTCAGCTACGACACCCTCGCCCCACGACGCAATGCGACGACCCTGACCGCCCTGGCGGAGTCGGACGAGCTGCTCCTCGTCGGGGCGGCCGACCCGGTCGGGCTGCAGCGGATGGTCCGGGCCGCCCAGGCCGTGGGACAGGTGCCCTCGCCACGGCCGCGGCCCGTGGTCAACCGCGTCCGCGCCTCCTCGGTCGGTCCGGACCCACGGCGACGTGTCGCGGAGTCACTGGAGCGTTTCGCCGGGCTGGAGGAGGTGACCTTCCTCCCCGACGACCCCGCTGCGGCGGACGCTGCGCTGCTGTCCGGACGGACGCTCGTCGAGTGTGCGCCGGAGAGCGAGCTGCGTCTGGCGATCGGCCGGCTCGCCGCCGTCTTCACCGGGCTCACCCCGGTTCGCCGTCCCGCGCGACGCTGGTTCCGCCGACCCCGGGGCGCACGCGTCGCGCAGGGGACGTCACAGTCCCACGGGGGTGCCTGA
- a CDS encoding helix-turn-helix domain-containing protein, protein MARKFIPLTEVSEVLGVSAAQAYALVRSGELPAIKVGGRGQWRVEVDELDAYIERMYAQTREFVSKDGDRG, encoded by the coding sequence ATGGCCCGCAAGTTCATTCCGCTGACCGAGGTCTCCGAGGTGCTCGGCGTCTCCGCCGCCCAGGCCTACGCCTTGGTGCGCAGCGGCGAGCTCCCGGCGATCAAGGTCGGGGGGCGCGGCCAGTGGCGGGTCGAGGTCGACGAGCTCGACGCCTACATCGAGCGGATGTACGCCCAGACCCGCGAGTTCGTGAGCAAGGACGGCGATCGCGGCTGA
- a CDS encoding LysM peptidoglycan-binding domain-containing protein, which translates to MAMTRSRTALGLACLPGGLVVTAALGQSAVRLLESTSSRAGDPAAAVTGLAATGAALIAGWLSLCLALTLAAGLPGAVGDAARGLRDRVTPALVQRWAAVALGASVGATIAPGTAVAAVRTSEEPASSALPDPAFAPTPDPAFAPTPDPVLAATPDPGRQRTTATPAPGWLATTGGPTTPVTRSVADPGWVPSRPPRRHRTDPQLLTGRQRAGAEQHTVVVRRGDSLWSVAAAHLGPAATDVEIAREWPRWHEANHALIGDDPHVLLPGTQLTPPPAT; encoded by the coding sequence ATGGCCATGACACGTTCACGGACAGCACTGGGGCTGGCCTGCCTGCCAGGCGGACTGGTCGTCACGGCAGCGTTGGGCCAGAGCGCCGTGCGCCTGCTGGAGAGCACCTCCTCACGCGCCGGTGACCCCGCCGCCGCCGTCACGGGTCTGGCCGCCACCGGCGCGGCCCTCATCGCGGGCTGGCTCTCGCTGTGCCTGGCCCTGACACTGGCGGCCGGGCTGCCGGGAGCGGTCGGCGATGCCGCCCGTGGGCTGCGCGACCGGGTCACCCCCGCGCTCGTCCAGCGGTGGGCGGCCGTCGCCCTGGGTGCCTCGGTCGGCGCGACCATCGCACCGGGGACGGCCGTGGCGGCCGTGCGCACGAGCGAGGAGCCGGCTTCGTCCGCGCTCCCCGACCCCGCATTCGCACCGACCCCCGACCCCGCATTCGCACCGACCCCCGATCCCGTGCTCGCGGCGACCCCGGACCCGGGCAGGCAACGCACCACCGCCACGCCCGCACCGGGCTGGTTGGCGACGACGGGCGGTCCGACGACGCCGGTGACGCGCTCCGTCGCCGACCCCGGGTGGGTCCCCAGCCGGCCCCCGCGCCGTCACCGCACCGATCCGCAGCTGCTCACCGGTCGACAGCGCGCCGGTGCCGAGCAGCACACCGTCGTGGTCCGGCGTGGCGACTCCCTGTGGTCGGTGGCCGCCGCCCACCTGGGGCCGGCCGCGACCGACGTGGAGATCGCCCGGGAGTGGCCCCGGTGGCACGAGGCCAACCATGCGCTCATCGGCGACGACCCGCACGTGCTGCTCCCCGGGACGCAGCTCACTCCCCCACCCGCCACCTGA
- a CDS encoding Rv3235 family protein — MTALQPLHVLPSPRHAPAGIPLPTHAQGRAERAMAVTAPEPYVQDSLAVDFAAASDEQLFGPQPTRACDLPDPREWAAHIAQALVEVMHGIRPPSQVMRWSTPEVYAVVARRGSRAARRAARQRGQRTTHRTRVTRVLVCEPADDVVEASVVLVDGERVRALALRLVGRDSRWVVEALQVG; from the coding sequence ATGACCGCCCTGCAGCCGCTGCACGTCCTGCCGTCACCACGCCACGCGCCGGCGGGGATCCCCCTTCCGACGCACGCACAGGGCCGGGCGGAGCGGGCGATGGCGGTCACGGCACCGGAGCCGTACGTGCAGGACTCACTCGCCGTGGACTTCGCCGCCGCCAGCGACGAGCAGCTCTTCGGTCCGCAGCCGACCCGGGCGTGCGATCTCCCCGACCCCCGGGAGTGGGCCGCACACATCGCCCAGGCCCTGGTCGAGGTGATGCACGGCATCCGGCCGCCGAGCCAGGTGATGCGGTGGTCGACACCGGAGGTCTACGCCGTCGTGGCCAGGCGCGGCTCCCGTGCTGCACGGCGTGCAGCGCGTCAGCGGGGGCAGCGGACCACCCACCGCACCCGGGTCACGCGCGTGCTCGTCTGCGAGCCCGCCGACGACGTCGTCGAGGCATCGGTCGTCCTCGTCGACGGTGAGCGGGTGCGCGCCCTGGCGCTCCGGCTCGTCGGTCGTGACAGCCGCTGGGTGGTCGAGGCCCTCCAGGTCGGCTGA
- the secA gene encoding preprotein translocase subunit SecA: protein MKIVERILRAGEGRTVKRLEGIAAQVNAIEEDFQKLSDAELRAETDTFRERLANGETLDDILPEAFAAVREAASRTIGKRHFDVQIMGGAALHMGNVAEMRTGEGKTLVATLPSYLNALEGKGVHVITVNDYLAEYQAELMGRVHRALGLETGVILSSMTPAQRRAEYAKDITYGTNNEFGFDYLRDNMAWNTDELVQRGHNFAIVDEVDSILIDEARTPLIISGPADQPTKWYVEFAKMVKKLERGHGADLMRGIEAEGDYEVDEKKRTVGILEPGIEKIEDLLGIDNLYESVNTPLIGYLNNAIKAKELFTRDKDYVVMNGEVLIVDEHTGRMLAGRRYNEGMHQAIEAKEGVEIKNENQTLATITLQNYFRMYDTLAGMTGTAQTEAGELNSIYGLGVVPIRTNKPMIREDQADLVYRTEKAKFAAVVDDIAERHASGQPVLVGTTSVEKSELLSQMLRKRGIKHEVLNAKHHEREAAIVADAGRKGAVTVATNMAGRGTDIMLGGNPEFRAVAELRQRGLDPEETPEEYEAAWDEALAAAEKAVRAEHEEVTEAGGLYVLGTERHESRRIDNQLRGRSGRQGDPGESRFYLSLEDNLMRLFNAGFVDRVMTTAKIDDETPIAGRMLTKSIEGAQSQLEGQNYEMRKNVLKYDDVLNRQRTVVYEERRRVLEGEDLEEQIRHFMTDVVGGYVDAETNAGFSEDWDLDRLFTALRAIYPVGLDKETLLEGAGGLTQLSAANLREEIVTDIHEAYDRREADLGEPVTRELERRVVLSVLDRKWREHLYEMDYLKEGIGLRSMAQRDPLVEYQREGFQLFEAMNDAIKEESVGYLFNTEVEVPTVPESTTQPKSVDELLGGGGDRARPTISAKGLDDGPRGSQPLHYSSPSEDGSVEERDEAGPSTAGTSRAQRRAAAKKAKKAARR, encoded by the coding sequence GTGAAGATCGTCGAGCGCATCCTTCGCGCCGGAGAGGGCCGCACCGTCAAGCGGCTCGAGGGCATCGCCGCCCAGGTGAACGCGATCGAGGAGGACTTCCAGAAGCTCTCGGACGCCGAGCTGCGGGCCGAGACCGACACCTTCCGGGAGCGGCTCGCGAACGGGGAGACCCTCGACGACATCCTGCCGGAGGCCTTCGCCGCGGTCCGCGAGGCGGCGAGCCGCACGATCGGCAAGCGGCACTTCGACGTGCAGATCATGGGTGGGGCCGCCCTCCACATGGGCAACGTCGCCGAGATGCGCACCGGTGAGGGCAAGACCCTCGTCGCGACCCTGCCGTCCTACCTCAACGCCCTCGAGGGCAAGGGCGTGCACGTCATCACGGTCAACGACTACCTCGCCGAGTACCAGGCCGAGCTGATGGGCCGCGTGCACCGTGCCCTCGGTCTCGAGACGGGCGTCATCCTCTCGTCGATGACCCCGGCGCAGCGTCGGGCGGAGTACGCCAAGGACATCACCTACGGCACCAACAACGAGTTCGGCTTCGACTACCTGCGCGACAACATGGCGTGGAACACCGACGAGCTCGTCCAGCGCGGCCACAACTTCGCCATCGTCGACGAGGTCGACTCGATCCTCATCGACGAGGCCCGCACGCCGCTGATCATCTCCGGCCCGGCCGACCAGCCGACCAAGTGGTACGTCGAGTTCGCCAAGATGGTCAAGAAGCTCGAGCGCGGCCACGGAGCCGACCTCATGCGCGGCATCGAGGCCGAGGGCGACTACGAGGTCGATGAGAAGAAGCGCACCGTCGGCATCCTCGAGCCGGGCATCGAGAAGATCGAGGACCTGCTCGGCATCGACAACCTCTACGAGAGTGTCAACACCCCCCTCATCGGCTACCTGAACAACGCGATCAAGGCCAAGGAGCTCTTCACCCGCGACAAGGACTACGTCGTCATGAACGGCGAGGTCCTCATCGTCGACGAGCACACCGGCCGCATGCTCGCGGGCCGTCGCTACAACGAGGGCATGCACCAGGCCATCGAGGCCAAGGAGGGGGTGGAGATCAAGAACGAGAACCAGACCCTCGCGACGATCACCCTCCAGAACTACTTCCGCATGTACGACACCCTCGCGGGCATGACCGGTACGGCGCAGACCGAGGCCGGCGAGCTCAACTCCATCTACGGCCTCGGGGTCGTACCGATCCGGACCAACAAGCCGATGATCCGCGAGGACCAGGCCGACCTCGTCTACCGCACCGAGAAGGCGAAGTTCGCCGCGGTCGTCGACGACATCGCCGAGCGCCACGCGAGCGGGCAGCCGGTCCTCGTCGGGACGACGAGCGTCGAGAAGAGCGAGCTGCTCTCCCAGATGCTGCGCAAGCGGGGGATCAAGCACGAGGTGCTCAACGCCAAGCACCACGAGCGCGAGGCCGCCATCGTCGCCGACGCGGGCCGCAAGGGCGCCGTCACCGTGGCGACGAACATGGCCGGTCGCGGTACCGACATCATGCTCGGTGGCAACCCCGAGTTTCGTGCCGTGGCCGAGCTGCGGCAGCGCGGTCTGGACCCGGAGGAGACCCCGGAGGAGTACGAGGCCGCGTGGGACGAGGCGCTCGCGGCCGCGGAGAAGGCCGTGCGGGCCGAGCACGAGGAGGTCACCGAGGCCGGTGGTCTGTACGTCCTCGGGACCGAACGCCACGAGTCGCGGCGCATCGACAACCAGCTGCGCGGTCGCTCCGGCCGTCAGGGTGACCCCGGTGAGTCGCGCTTCTACCTCTCGCTCGAGGACAACCTCATGCGCCTGTTCAACGCGGGCTTCGTCGACCGGGTGATGACGACCGCCAAGATCGACGACGAGACCCCGATCGCCGGGCGGATGCTCACGAAGTCGATCGAGGGGGCCCAGAGCCAGCTCGAGGGCCAGAACTACGAGATGCGCAAGAACGTCCTCAAGTACGACGACGTGCTCAACCGACAGCGCACCGTCGTCTACGAGGAGCGCCGCCGGGTGCTCGAGGGTGAGGACCTCGAGGAGCAGATCCGCCACTTCATGACCGACGTCGTCGGCGGGTACGTCGACGCCGAGACCAACGCCGGCTTCTCCGAGGACTGGGACCTCGACCGCCTCTTCACCGCCCTGCGGGCGATCTATCCCGTGGGGCTGGACAAGGAGACCCTGCTCGAGGGCGCCGGTGGTCTGACGCAGCTGAGCGCGGCGAACCTGCGCGAGGAGATCGTCACCGACATCCACGAGGCCTACGACCGTCGCGAGGCGGACCTGGGCGAGCCGGTCACCCGCGAGCTCGAGCGTCGTGTCGTCCTCTCGGTCCTCGACCGGAAGTGGCGCGAGCACCTCTACGAGATGGACTACCTCAAGGAGGGCATCGGCCTGCGGTCGATGGCCCAGCGCGACCCGCTCGTGGAGTACCAGCGCGAGGGCTTCCAGCTCTTCGAGGCGATGAACGACGCCATCAAGGAGGAGTCGGTCGGGTACCTCTTCAACACCGAGGTCGAGGTGCCCACGGTCCCCGAGTCGACCACGCAGCCCAAGAGCGTCGACGAGCTGCTCGGCGGTGGGGGCGACCGGGCGCGTCCGACCATCTCGGCCAAGGGCCTGGACGACGGACCCCGCGGCAGCCAGCCCCTGCACTACTCGTCACCGTCCGAGGACGGCAGCGTCGAGGAGCGCGACGAAGCAGGGCCCTCCACGGCAGGCACGTCCCGTGCCCAGCGCAGGGCCGCGGCGAAGAAGGCGAAGAAGGCCGCGAGGAGGTAG
- a CDS encoding winged helix-turn-helix domain-containing protein: MLGRVSARPLRLDQARRIALAAQGFDRARPERPVTTRDLQRVLDTVGLVQIDSVNVLTRSQYLPFFARLGPYDPALLDRMRDRAPRRMVEYWAHEASLMPPRTWPLMDHPRMQRALDGSWGGMQRVAQDHPDLVAAVLAEVEAGPPRTARQIEAALGHERSGPKEDWGWNWSLVKNALEQLFWAGRISSAGRTAQFERRYAALATVVPKGESGPWLDPHRRLPPEDAYVELVRIAARANGLATEADLADYFRLPREDVRPALGRLQAAGELEEVRVEGSARPWYLHERARRPRSVSARALLSPFDSLVWHRPRAEALFGFRYRLEIYTPAHKRVHGYYVLPFLLGDRLVGRVDLKADRATGVLRARQVSWEEGRGGSGDRAELRAELELMAHWLGLDDVAGA; the protein is encoded by the coding sequence ATGCTGGGGCGCGTGAGTGCACGCCCCCTTCGCCTCGACCAGGCCCGTCGTATCGCTCTCGCGGCGCAGGGCTTCGACCGGGCCCGGCCCGAGCGGCCGGTGACGACACGCGACCTGCAGCGGGTGCTCGACACCGTCGGGCTCGTGCAGATCGACAGCGTCAACGTGCTCACCCGGAGCCAGTACCTGCCCTTCTTCGCCCGGCTGGGCCCTTACGACCCGGCCCTGCTGGACCGGATGCGCGACCGTGCGCCGCGTCGGATGGTCGAGTACTGGGCCCACGAGGCGAGCCTGATGCCGCCGCGCACGTGGCCGCTCATGGACCACCCGCGGATGCAGCGGGCGCTCGACGGGTCCTGGGGCGGGATGCAACGCGTCGCCCAGGACCACCCGGACCTGGTCGCGGCCGTGCTCGCCGAGGTCGAGGCCGGCCCGCCGCGCACCGCTCGACAGATCGAGGCGGCGCTCGGGCACGAGCGCTCTGGGCCGAAGGAGGACTGGGGCTGGAACTGGTCCCTGGTCAAGAACGCCCTGGAGCAGCTCTTCTGGGCCGGTCGGATCTCCTCGGCGGGACGGACTGCGCAGTTCGAGCGGCGCTACGCCGCTCTGGCCACGGTGGTGCCGAAGGGGGAGTCCGGCCCGTGGCTGGACCCGCACCGGCGGCTGCCCCCCGAGGATGCCTACGTCGAGCTCGTGCGGATCGCCGCCCGCGCCAACGGGCTGGCGACCGAGGCGGACCTGGCGGACTACTTCCGACTCCCGCGGGAGGACGTGCGCCCTGCCCTCGGCCGGTTGCAGGCCGCCGGAGAGCTGGAGGAGGTCCGCGTCGAGGGCTCGGCCCGACCCTGGTACCTGCACGAGCGGGCCCGTCGGCCCAGGTCCGTCTCGGCCAGGGCGCTGCTGTCCCCCTTCGACAGCCTGGTGTGGCACCGCCCGCGCGCCGAGGCCCTCTTCGGGTTCCGCTACCGGTTGGAGATCTACACCCCCGCCCACAAGCGGGTGCACGGGTACTACGTCCTGCCCTTCCTCTTGGGGGACCGTCTGGTCGGCCGCGTCGACCTCAAGGCCGATCGCGCCACGGGGGTGCTCAGGGCGCGTCAGGTCTCCTGGGAGGAGGGTCGCGGCGGCAGCGGCGACCGCGCCGAGCTGCGTGCCGAGCTCGAGCTGATGGCGCACTGGCTCGGGTTGGACGACGTGGCCGGCGCCTGA
- the hpf gene encoding ribosome hibernation-promoting factor, HPF/YfiA family, giving the protein MEIAITGRNVNVSDRLRDYVESKLSKVSQLDPRVQRIEVMVSHEPNPRQAKVSERVEITCRSKGPVIRAEACHDDRQAAVDLAADKLLERLRRAHDKRNVRRGRRRTSVAAATADLTEPLSVDQPTPDQEESDQFGTIGDSPIEVREKMHESAPMNLAEAVRRMELVGHDFFLFHDVDYDRPSVVYRRRGWSYGVIHLEVQDGVDGKDLGAAAVDGVALDKDAGARV; this is encoded by the coding sequence GTGGAAATTGCCATCACCGGACGCAATGTCAACGTCTCCGATCGACTGCGGGACTACGTCGAGAGCAAGCTCTCGAAGGTCTCCCAGCTCGACCCGCGAGTCCAGCGGATCGAGGTCATGGTGAGTCACGAGCCCAACCCACGCCAGGCGAAGGTCAGCGAGCGCGTCGAGATCACGTGCCGGTCCAAGGGACCCGTGATCCGCGCCGAGGCCTGTCACGACGACCGCCAGGCAGCGGTGGACCTCGCCGCGGACAAGCTCCTCGAGCGCCTGCGTCGCGCCCACGACAAGCGCAATGTCCGCCGTGGCCGCCGCCGCACCTCCGTCGCCGCCGCGACCGCGGACCTGACCGAGCCGCTGTCGGTCGACCAGCCCACGCCCGACCAGGAGGAGAGCGACCAGTTCGGCACCATCGGCGACAGCCCGATCGAGGTGCGCGAGAAGATGCACGAGTCCGCGCCGATGAACCTCGCCGAGGCGGTGCGCCGCATGGAGCTCGTCGGGCACGACTTCTTCCTCTTCCACGACGTGGACTACGACCGTCCGAGCGTCGTCTACCGCCGCCGTGGCTGGTCCTACGGGGTGATCCACCTCGAGGTGCAGGACGGCGTCGACGGCAAGGACCTGGGCGCAGCAGCCGTGGACGGCGTCGCCCTCGACAAGGACGCCGGGGCCCGGGTCTGA